The sequence AAAACCCTGCAGACCGTTTTGATTGATGAGGCTTATTTTTTTAGCAATACTCTTGGCGTTTTCGTACCAGAGAGTGTAGTGATTCTTGCCGACTTTGTATTTCAGAAAAGGCGCTTGCTCTGCCGTGCTATAACCCAAAGTGACTTTCCGAGTGTCCAGAGTATTTTTGATGCCGGCATAGCCTCCAATCCCAACTAGCTTACCTGTGGCATCATTCCATTTCCAATAATACATCGGTATGCCCAGAGAAAGCTTGGAGGCTGGAATAAATTGCAGGCCGTAGTCGATCACTTTTTTTAGCCAAGAATATCTGGCGACCGGCCCTTTGGACACAGGATCGTCATAAGACATGATACTGATAAAATCAGTGCTCGAGGCCAGTGACGCATAATCATACGCCCCGATCAAATCATCCCACAGAGTTTTGGGATAATCACTTGGGATGTCTGAAATCTTGGACACAACAGCCACGCTCAAGACCAGGTTGGCTTTTTTAAAGGCCTGCCCTGCCTTTTGAACGAAAGCTGAATACTTATCTCGATAGGTCAAGTTGATCTGTTCAAAATCCAATTGCCAACCGTAAAATTTTTGTTTTTGAGCCTCGCTGATCAGGGACTGGATCGCCAAAGCCTGAGCCGCTTGGTCATCGAGAAAAAGGGCCACGCTGATTTTATC is a genomic window of Candidatus Paceibacterota bacterium containing:
- a CDS encoding glycosyl hydrolase family 18 protein, with amino-acid sequence MFPKNSQFSHTFLIFSSIIFSVMFFGSIGVSRAEASAKPASTKLTRIFYYVDNEEARLSLFQHPDSIDILAPQAYSIDDKGNLTGSLNPAVTEFVQKKNIKVMPLVTNAGFDKISVALFLDDQAAQALAIQSLISEAQKQKFYGWQLDFEQINLTYRDKYSAFVQKAGQAFKKANLVLSVAVVSKISDIPSDYPKTLWDDLIGAYDYASLASSTDFISIMSYDDPVSKGPVARYSWLKKVIDYGLQFIPASKLSLGIPMYYWKWNDATGKLVGIGGYAGIKNTLDTRKVTLGYSTAEQAPFLKYKVGKNHYTLWYENAKSIAKKISLINQNGLQGFSAWVLGLETPSVYSVF